A single window of Candidatus Eremiobacteraceae bacterium DNA harbors:
- a CDS encoding SBBP repeat-containing protein, with amino-acid sequence MAMFRMIRAALGASATLALLAGCSGGNSSAVFSPGGPSVGGQSAQRQIASAGRTDNSLLPPTIARISNEPVATASFIDPRALGTSLIFVSDAANGVIDIYPLAGKNQQMAGQITGLTQPQGITTDKNGNLYVANTNSSNVLVYAPPYTGAPKRTISDPNEFPADVAVSSTGVVAITNICNAPHCRLNTGNVKIYAKGSTKSCATVSDSSFNFTRVMFAEFDKNGALYIDGMNGGYQSSFGLVTGGCQATSITNIVPIYTVAFPGGIQIDKAGNIAFCDQGRQQVATFSPPVGGQFGNPVSTTPLTGSTAAIGIAILASGLNLYAADAGGSGLAEKYNYPAGGAIKNTIAVGGQPIGIAVTPALSKENN; translated from the coding sequence ATGGCTATGTTTCGCATGATCCGCGCCGCGCTCGGCGCATCGGCCACGCTAGCGCTGCTAGCGGGCTGCTCCGGCGGCAATTCGTCGGCAGTGTTCTCTCCGGGTGGACCAAGCGTCGGCGGCCAATCCGCGCAGCGGCAAATCGCGTCCGCCGGTCGCACCGACAACAGTCTGCTCCCCCCGACCATCGCGCGAATCTCGAACGAACCGGTCGCGACGGCCAGCTTCATCGATCCACGTGCCCTAGGCACGTCGCTGATCTTCGTATCCGACGCGGCCAATGGGGTTATCGACATCTATCCTCTGGCCGGTAAGAACCAGCAGATGGCCGGCCAAATCACGGGGCTGACGCAGCCTCAGGGCATCACGACCGACAAGAACGGCAACCTTTACGTCGCGAACACCAACAGCTCGAACGTGCTCGTGTACGCCCCACCCTACACTGGGGCGCCAAAGAGGACGATTAGCGACCCCAACGAGTTTCCGGCTGACGTCGCGGTCTCCAGTACCGGAGTCGTCGCGATCACGAACATCTGCAATGCTCCGCATTGCCGCCTCAACACCGGCAACGTGAAGATCTACGCGAAAGGTAGCACGAAGAGCTGCGCCACCGTTTCAGATTCGTCGTTCAACTTCACGCGCGTCATGTTCGCCGAATTCGACAAGAACGGTGCTCTTTATATCGATGGCATGAACGGCGGCTACCAGTCATCGTTCGGGCTCGTCACCGGCGGTTGTCAAGCTACGAGCATCACGAACATCGTTCCCATCTATACAGTGGCTTTCCCGGGCGGCATTCAAATCGACAAGGCAGGCAACATCGCCTTCTGCGACCAGGGCCGACAACAGGTCGCTACTTTTAGCCCACCGGTGGGCGGTCAATTTGGAAACCCTGTGTCGACAACGCCGCTGACGGGATCGACCGCAGCGATTGGCATCGCCATCCTTGCCTCCGGTTTGAATCTTTATGCTGCGGATGCCGGCGGATCCGGACTTGCGGAGAAGTACAACTACCCAGCCGGTGGTGCGATCAAAAACACCATCGCTGTCGGCGGCCAGCCGATAGGCATCGCGGTGACCCCAGCGCTCTCGAAGGAGAATAACTAA
- a CDS encoding VOC family protein, translated as MKVIKKYKPGEICWTDLGTPDFAGAKKFYRAIFAWTAKDLPMGPDFEYSMMRVKGKNVCLLYAMSEDQRKAKVPPAWLPYVSVASVAATVKKARAAGGKIIMKPMKVKEGSMAIIQDPTGAAIGLWQAGSHLGATIGDTPGAVCWQDLNTPKPGVAAKFYEKVFGWKWATKDYGGNEYTTFMLGKQAECGMWPAPNKKLPPSWVTHWQVADCAKTVAKVKRLGGRVVMGTTAVPGICRFAVLKDPKGAVFGILEPEP; from the coding sequence GTGAAGGTCATCAAGAAATATAAGCCGGGTGAGATATGCTGGACCGATCTAGGTACGCCGGACTTCGCCGGGGCGAAAAAATTTTATCGGGCCATCTTTGCCTGGACAGCGAAAGACCTTCCGATGGGCCCCGACTTCGAATATTCGATGATGCGCGTCAAAGGCAAAAACGTGTGCTTGCTCTACGCTATGTCCGAAGATCAGCGCAAGGCCAAGGTCCCCCCAGCGTGGCTTCCATACGTTTCGGTTGCGAGCGTCGCCGCGACCGTGAAAAAGGCGCGCGCCGCCGGCGGCAAGATCATCATGAAACCAATGAAAGTCAAGGAAGGAAGCATGGCGATCATCCAAGATCCAACGGGTGCCGCTATTGGGCTTTGGCAAGCTGGATCGCATTTGGGCGCGACGATAGGCGATACGCCTGGCGCCGTTTGTTGGCAGGACTTGAATACGCCGAAACCCGGCGTTGCCGCCAAATTCTATGAAAAGGTCTTCGGCTGGAAGTGGGCGACGAAAGATTATGGTGGGAACGAGTACACTACGTTCATGCTCGGCAAGCAGGCTGAATGCGGCATGTGGCCCGCTCCGAATAAGAAATTGCCACCGAGTTGGGTCACGCATTGGCAGGTGGCCGATTGCGCGAAAACCGTCGCGAAAGTCAAGCGGCTTGGCGGGCGAGTAGTGATGGGTACTACCGCGGTGCCGGGTATTTGCCGCTTCGCTGTACTGAAAGACCCGAAGGGCGCGGTATTTGGAATCTTAGAACCCGAACCATAA
- a CDS encoding dihydrofolate reductase family protein has protein sequence MRKLIYPMNTSLDCYVESPDGSFEWTTPDGELFKHFTDLYAVMTTHLYGRRLWETMSGYWPTAEADPACTPEMKEFARYWNTGEHIVFSRSLQSVDHGARLVRDNGVESVRLLKSGKGSDMIVGGPGLASTLIAAGLVDEIHAYIHPVAVGAGKPFLLDLPRQLDLKHLGVHTFASGVVQLRYAPRSTSA, from the coding sequence ATGCGCAAACTGATCTATCCGATGAACACTTCGCTCGATTGCTATGTCGAAAGCCCAGACGGCAGCTTCGAGTGGACGACGCCCGACGGCGAGCTGTTCAAGCATTTCACAGACCTGTATGCGGTCATGACCACGCACTTGTACGGGCGCCGCCTGTGGGAGACGATGTCCGGCTATTGGCCGACCGCCGAAGCCGATCCGGCGTGCACTCCCGAGATGAAAGAATTCGCGCGCTACTGGAACACCGGCGAGCACATCGTCTTCTCCCGCTCCTTGCAGTCGGTCGATCATGGCGCCCGTCTTGTGCGCGACAATGGCGTGGAGAGCGTGAGACTGTTGAAGTCTGGAAAGGGTAGCGATATGATCGTCGGGGGTCCGGGGCTTGCCTCAACGCTTATCGCGGCCGGGCTCGTCGACGAGATTCACGCGTACATCCACCCAGTGGCGGTCGGGGCCGGCAAGCCGTTCTTGCTCGACCTTCCACGGCAGCTCGACTTGAAGCACCTGGGCGTCCACACGTTCGCAAGCGGCGTGGTGCAGTTGCGCTATGCGCCCCGGTCGACCAGCGCGTGA
- a CDS encoding helix-turn-helix transcriptional regulator: protein MQRGALAQETLGDAYSSDGDYRAALKSYQRAFDLSAGDLSAHARLAVKVGDTAFHRGIATDADALFNSLLEKTVPVPGTGASVAHLHMQQIRTLWSSARTADIVPISKRLLDFATASNNVELILATRLSLAMILHLLSRYDEAERYLHAIDVHALPPDPKVISKYHRVCALVYAASGNAEMASDSFAKALRYAEQDQDPYAYPSTLHSHAVSASMLGHTELAASLSLQAVSAARDRNLGWLVACFSLEYARVLSRQGNRHLAHAYVNQAATFDNPPPVLLESLAEIGIPIAIECNDPYLLSQCANEDALTFAFRSSEPQRLGPVASSFARYFHRTRQPQKAQDVLAKALEYVKNADEACDLPLAVAQFGDSRYFEPAREVLRTRTLLPNSDVASAHLHYFDAFVYDREGDAEGCIREATMAGTLFRKLRWTSYELAATLLGASAHRTRSAADGLAGPAASIPSELTLREQSVAQLAIVGLSNREIGERLSISVRTVECHMTSILRRMGIRSRHQLLESVHR from the coding sequence ATGCAACGTGGCGCCTTGGCGCAGGAAACGCTTGGTGATGCTTATTCTTCAGACGGCGACTACCGCGCAGCTCTGAAGAGCTATCAACGGGCCTTCGATCTCTCCGCAGGCGACCTCTCGGCTCACGCGCGGCTCGCGGTCAAGGTCGGCGACACCGCGTTCCATCGCGGAATCGCGACCGACGCCGACGCTCTGTTCAATTCTCTTCTCGAAAAGACTGTGCCGGTGCCGGGCACGGGGGCAAGCGTCGCCCACCTGCACATGCAGCAGATTCGGACCCTCTGGTCAAGCGCGCGAACTGCCGACATCGTGCCAATTTCCAAACGTCTGCTCGATTTCGCAACCGCGTCCAACAACGTCGAGCTGATCCTAGCGACCCGGCTGTCGTTGGCGATGATTCTTCACTTGTTGTCTCGGTACGATGAAGCGGAGCGCTACCTGCACGCCATCGACGTACACGCCTTGCCCCCAGATCCCAAAGTGATCTCCAAGTACCACCGGGTGTGCGCATTGGTGTACGCAGCCTCGGGCAACGCCGAGATGGCGTCCGACAGTTTCGCAAAAGCGCTCCGTTACGCCGAGCAAGATCAAGATCCGTACGCGTATCCAAGCACGCTCCACTCGCACGCTGTGTCCGCAAGTATGCTCGGCCACACCGAACTCGCCGCCAGCTTGTCTCTGCAGGCGGTGAGCGCCGCGCGCGATCGGAATCTCGGGTGGCTCGTTGCCTGTTTTTCGCTCGAATACGCACGAGTGCTCAGCCGCCAGGGTAACCGGCATCTGGCCCATGCCTACGTTAACCAAGCGGCAACGTTTGACAACCCTCCGCCGGTCTTACTCGAATCTTTGGCTGAAATCGGAATACCGATCGCCATTGAGTGCAACGACCCTTATCTTCTCAGCCAGTGCGCGAACGAGGACGCCCTGACGTTCGCGTTTAGGTCGAGCGAACCGCAGCGCCTCGGTCCCGTAGCCTCCTCATTCGCCCGCTACTTCCATCGAACGAGGCAGCCGCAAAAGGCGCAAGACGTACTTGCAAAAGCTCTCGAGTATGTGAAGAACGCTGATGAAGCTTGCGACCTGCCGCTTGCGGTCGCGCAATTCGGCGACAGTCGCTACTTTGAGCCGGCACGCGAGGTCCTGCGGACCCGAACGCTACTGCCGAACTCCGACGTGGCCAGCGCGCACTTGCACTATTTTGACGCCTTTGTCTATGACCGCGAAGGCGACGCTGAAGGGTGCATTCGCGAGGCAACGATGGCTGGCACGTTGTTTCGAAAGCTCCGATGGACGAGTTACGAGCTGGCCGCGACCCTGCTCGGCGCCTCCGCCCATCGCACCCGTAGCGCGGCCGATGGATTGGCGGGTCCGGCAGCGTCGATCCCCTCGGAGCTGACCCTTCGAGAGCAAAGCGTCGCCCAGCTGGCGATCGTCGGACTGTCGAATCGCGAGATCGGCGAAAGACTTTCGATCTCGGTGCGGACGGTCGAGTGTCATATGACTTCGATCTTACGCCGCATGGGAATACGGTCTCGTCACCAACTCCTTGAATCGGTACACAGGTAG
- a CDS encoding zinc-binding dehydrogenase → MLTKPGGPEVLQCVELPVEQPGLGQLRVRVLAAGVGSTDLLMLAGGYRYAPKMPFVPGYEIAGVVDAIGDGVTDFKVGQRVAALTVHGGYGELLVRDAEHFLSIPDEVSDVEAAAVILNYITAWQMIHRVVNVLPGQTALVTGAAGGVGTAALQLLRLAGAKTYGAASLKKHDTVRNLGATPIDYRKGSLDVLTRALEPQGVDYVFDAVGGANIGLCIGAARRGGTVVSYGFLSVAGTLATLAMFVNLFVGARLRGRRGEFYGITLLYRKDPKPLREDLPKIFALVAEKKIDPMISATFPLLDARKAIELLATGTVEGKIVLTNN, encoded by the coding sequence ATGTTGACGAAGCCGGGTGGCCCCGAAGTTCTGCAGTGCGTTGAGCTGCCCGTCGAGCAACCCGGTTTGGGGCAATTGCGAGTCCGCGTACTGGCTGCCGGCGTAGGTTCAACCGACCTGCTCATGCTCGCGGGCGGCTACCGGTACGCGCCGAAAATGCCGTTCGTCCCCGGCTACGAGATCGCCGGGGTGGTTGATGCCATCGGCGACGGCGTCACTGATTTCAAAGTCGGTCAGCGAGTTGCGGCGCTTACTGTGCACGGTGGGTACGGCGAGTTGCTCGTGCGCGACGCAGAGCACTTTCTATCGATCCCGGATGAGGTCTCCGATGTGGAAGCGGCGGCGGTGATCCTGAATTATATCACCGCCTGGCAAATGATCCACCGAGTGGTGAACGTGCTGCCCGGCCAGACCGCGCTTGTAACAGGTGCGGCGGGTGGTGTTGGCACGGCGGCTCTTCAATTACTGCGGCTCGCCGGAGCAAAGACCTATGGAGCAGCGTCGCTGAAAAAGCACGATACGGTGCGGAACCTTGGAGCGACACCGATCGACTACCGCAAAGGGTCGCTTGATGTTCTCACTCGCGCCCTTGAGCCGCAGGGCGTTGACTATGTATTCGACGCCGTCGGCGGTGCCAACATCGGCCTGTGCATCGGCGCCGCACGCCGTGGCGGGACCGTCGTAAGCTATGGATTCCTATCCGTCGCCGGTACGCTTGCCACACTCGCCATGTTCGTCAATCTCTTCGTCGGCGCACGTCTGCGTGGACGGCGTGGCGAGTTCTACGGAATCACGCTGCTCTATCGAAAGGACCCAAAGCCCCTGCGTGAAGATCTGCCGAAGATCTTCGCCCTTGTCGCCGAAAAGAAAATCGACCCCATGATTAGCGCTACGTTCCCACTCCTCGACGCGAGAAAAGCCATCGAGCTATTAGCGACGGGTACCGTAGAAGGCAAAATCGTCCTCACGAACAATTGA